Proteins co-encoded in one Lagopus muta isolate bLagMut1 chromosome 25, bLagMut1 primary, whole genome shotgun sequence genomic window:
- the LOC125684368 gene encoding uncharacterized protein LOC125684368: protein MVSAGQSTHQGIRKPGDLSSDLTLASFSRTEELHLRRGVFQDPILTEYDGLMLNVNVKSSTGFIVYEMLVFSVLKEAKRTQQDHKPEGEFTFEVSLVENYSVRRVTVGLGQCWSGIKAGPTPLSVIRFSCLHLPGNEVPLQTQDMSCYDQCVPRLPCQPCGPTPLGSSCNEPCVRQCQDSNVFIQPSPVVVTLPGPILSSFPQNTAVGSSTSAAVGSILSSEGVPISSGGFGLSGIGSRFSGRRFFPC, encoded by the exons ATGGTATCTGCTGGACAGTCAACTCATCAGGGCATTCGCAAACCAGGAGATTTGTCATCTGATTTGACACTAGCTTCCTTCTCCAGGACAGAGGAGCTCCATCTGAGAAGGGGTGTTTTTCAGGACCCCATCCTCACTGAGTATGACGGGCTTATGTTGAATGTGAatgtgaaaagcagcactggCTTCATTGTTTATGAAATGCTGGTGTTCAGTGTCCTAAAGGAAGCCAAGAGGACACAGCAAGATCACAAACCT GAGGGAGAATTTACATTTGAGGTGAGTCTTGTGGAAAATTACAGTGTGCGTAGAGTGACAGTGGGcctggggcagtgctggagtGGTATAAAAGCGGGCCCAACTCCTCTCTCAGTCATTCGCTTCTCTTGCCTCCATCTCCCAGGGAACGAG GTGCCCCTCCAGACACAAGACATGTCCTGCTACGACCAGTGCGTGCCACgcctgccctgccagccctgcggccccacccctctgggcagcagctgcaacgagccctgcgtcaggcagtgccaggactccaacgtcttcatccagccctctcccgtggtggtgaccctgcccggacccatcctcagctccttcccgcagaACACCGCCGTGGGAtcctccacctccgctgccgttggcagcatcctcagctctgagggcgTGCCCATCTCCTCTGGAGGCTTTGGCCTCTCTGGCATTGGCAGCCGCTTCAGTGGCAGGCGGTTCTTCCCCTGCTAA